GAGATCGATGCCGATGACGGCGACGTTGCCCCTCACCCGGTCGGCGATCATCATTTCCTCCGAGACGCTCTCGCCGAACTGCAGCCGGTTCGGCAGGCCCGTCAGCCCGTCATGCTTGGCAAGGAAAGCGACCTGCTCCTCGGATTTCAGGCGATCGGTGATGTCTTCGAAGGTGACGACCCAGCCGCCATTGGGCAGCATGTTGACATTCTGCTGGATGGATATGCCGCTCGGATATTTGTGAACCGCGCTGCCGGCGCCTGATCTGATCAGCGCCATGTTCCTGGTATAATGCGCCTCGGCCCGCGCGGCCGCCTCGCCGGGATCCTCCGTATTGGCGGCATAGCCGATGTCGACGATCTCACGGTAGCCCATGCCGGGACGCACCGATCCCTCGGGGAATTTGAAGATTTCCAGATAGCGTTTGTTGCAAAGCAACAGGCGCTCGTCCTTGTCGAACATGCAAATGCCCTGCCCGATATTTTCGAGCGCGACGTCGAGGTTGCGGGTGACCTCATCGATCCGGTCGGCATCCGCCTTCTGCTTGCTGTTGTCCTTGGTGATCTTGGCATAGCCGATCAGTTCGCCGGCCTCGTCATAGATCGGGTCGATGACGACATGGGCCCAGAAGGAGGAGCCGTCCTTGCGATAACGCCACCCCTGAGCCTCGAACTTGCCTTCGCTGCGGGCGGTCTGAAGTGCCCGCTGCGGCAGCCCCTTCCGGCGATCCTCCTCCGAATAGAACAGCGAGAAATCCTTGCCGACGATCTCGTCGGCGCTATAGCCCTTGGCGCGCTCGGCGCCGGCATTCCAGTTGCTGACCTTGCCATCCGGATCGAGCATATAGATCGCGTAGTCGGTCACCCCCTGCACCAGGAGCTTGAAGTTGCGCTCGGCCCCGGCCGTCTTTGCCTGCGAGCGCACGGCGAAGATGGCGGCAGCAAAACCCGCCGCCAGCAGCGAAAAGGTGACGGCGGCGATCGTCACCGCCATCAGCGCCGGCGAAAGAAGCATGGCGGGGTTGAGCGCCGTGATCCCGGGAATGACCGTTATCCCGGCCATTGCGGTGAAATGCAGGGCGACGACGCCAAGCGTCAGGAGAACCGTCGGCGCCAGCTTACCCAAAGTCGACCGGCCGCTCCGGCCGGCAAATCGAAAGGCAGCGACCGAAAACGCCACGCCGAGAACCACCGAGGCCGTCACGAAGCCCGTATCCCACGAGATTTCACCGGGGAATTCGATCGCCAACATGCCGGCGAAATGCATAGACCAGATACCGACGCCGAAGAGCACGCCCGCCAGGACGTTCGCCACCCATCTGTCATAGGCGATCTTGGCGGCAACCGCCGCCGTTGTCGCCACGATCGCGACCAGCAGCGAGACCAGCGTCAATCCGGCATGATAGCCGACGACGACACCGGGATCGTAGGCCAGCATGGCGATGAAATGCGTGGCCCAGATGCCGAAACCGCCCGCCGCCCCCGCTGTCACCAGCCACACCCACCGAACCGCACCATCGGACA
This Rhizobium acidisoli DNA region includes the following protein-coding sequences:
- a CDS encoding bifunctional diguanylate cyclase/phosphodiesterase, with the protein product MFTVLTCVTEQHDLTLVGLAGLICFLASHCALVLLHRATLSDGAVRWVWLVTAGAAGGFGIWATHFIAMLAYDPGVVVGYHAGLTLVSLLVAIVATTAAVAAKIAYDRWVANVLAGVLFGVGIWSMHFAGMLAIEFPGEISWDTGFVTASVVLGVAFSVAAFRFAGRSGRSTLGKLAPTVLLTLGVVALHFTAMAGITVIPGITALNPAMLLSPALMAVTIAAVTFSLLAAGFAAAIFAVRSQAKTAGAERNFKLLVQGVTDYAIYMLDPDGKVSNWNAGAERAKGYSADEIVGKDFSLFYSEEDRRKGLPQRALQTARSEGKFEAQGWRYRKDGSSFWAHVVIDPIYDEAGELIGYAKITKDNSKQKADADRIDEVTRNLDVALENIGQGICMFDKDERLLLCNKRYLEIFKFPEGSVRPGMGYREIVDIGYAANTEDPGEAAARAEAHYTRNMALIRSGAGSAVHKYPSGISIQQNVNMLPNGGWVVTFEDITDRLKSEEQVAFLAKHDGLTGLPNRLQFGESVSEEMMIADRVRGNVAVIGIDLDKFKEINDQHGHGTGDKVLVELARRLDEARQEGEFIARFGGDEFAATKRFDELSALHDFIARLESALTGTVTIDGFEIKTGASLGVAVYPSDAAGVDGLLANADLAMYRAKQSLLQKVCFYEAAMDEHARRRRSLAKDLWASIDRSQLHLHYQVQKSVRTGEITGYEVLLRWRHHERGNIPPMDFIGLAEECGAILPIGEWVLREACREAASWNNSHKIAVNLSPIQLGHADMAAVISEILLETGLNPRRLEIEITESSIIVDKDKALRTMRQIKALGVSIAIDDFGTGYSSLETLRSFPFDKIKLDKSFMAEVETSPQSKAIVRAILALGRSLEVPVLAEGVETQAQLDTLLEEQCDEAQGYLLGKPQAMGEPVVEKAA